A window from Bos indicus isolate NIAB-ARS_2022 breed Sahiwal x Tharparkar chromosome 1, NIAB-ARS_B.indTharparkar_mat_pri_1.0, whole genome shotgun sequence encodes these proteins:
- the LOC139182858 gene encoding collagen, type I, alpha 1b-like, whose amino-acid sequence MVSGGRLDQWLRRGAGGPHGRGEEPGPRGSAHGARGARSPARARSLNSTARSSRAAVPQAVRSWQRRRAGALGVPLPHLESPGLSRPPAVSSSGVFLPFGGRASSPESAFSKPREWPRAQGSRRRRGARGPPGGAAVGPPPGARCPVFRRLGS is encoded by the exons ATGGTCTCCGGGGGGAGGTTAGATCAGTGGCTGCGGCGCGGCGCTGGGGGGCCGCATGGGCGTGGGGAAGAGCCTGGGCCCCGGGGCAGCGCGCATGGAGCCCGCGGGGCGCGGAGCCCGGCGCGGGCGCGGAGCCTGAACTCCACGGCGCGCTCCTCCAGGGCCGCGGTGCCGCAGGCCGTGCGGAGCTGGCAGCGGCGGCGGGCCGGCGCGCTGGGAGTGCCACTTCCTCACTTGGAGTCCCCGGGACTTTCACGGCCTCCCGCGGTGTCTTCTTCGGGTGTTTTCCTCCCCTTCGGAGGGAGGGCGAGCTCTCCGGAGTCCGCCTTCTCGAAGCCCAGGGAGTGGCCGAGAGCGCAGGGCAGCCGGCGGCGGCGAGGGGCGCGGGGACCGCCCGGGGGGGCTGCCGTGGGTCCTCCGCCCGGCGCGCGCTGTCCAGTCTTCAGACGGCTTGG CTCTTAA